The following are encoded together in the Bacillota bacterium genome:
- a CDS encoding DEAD/DEAH box helicase family protein, whose protein sequence is MGAKKTKKANKAINLNDCLVLNKYFLSLFGKRDFRELAEDMRSADLEGYNEENTSYFHEFIVRKYVKLGFLNKDKLKEYDENIFRYVQHIGEGRGGLTLKYFQYLALLFTEMYLDRYFLDRENFVADLNNFLHEFNAESDGETISDYTPDSLNKLAFMCATGSGKTLIMHANILQFQHYFKRAQEYNKSLTLNKIILLTPNEGLSHQHIEEMKLSGIRCRLFEKDTLQEKDEVLVIDINKLEEQGKVKTVSVDSFEQNNLVLVDEGHKGLSGNVWYDFRSRLSEYGFSFEYSATFKQAIKEEKTKSEAEALAHQYGKAIIFDYSYKYFYNDGYGKEYRIYNLKESLSREQQELYLTGCLLSFYQQMKIYQSERGAFVPFNIEKPLLVFVGNSVNKTVSKDELTDVQEVLAFINGFTANKEKAVSRIKMLLDDNTGLLDERGQELFYGDFSYLQNLFQRDAGSVYDDVLKIVFETTSTGRLHLVNLKQLGGEIGLRIGSDNEFFGVINVGAGGDSELIKNIEKGKTGIVTDENQFENESLFKRINDKNSRINILIGSKKFTEGWNSWRVSTMGLINFAKGEGSQAIQLFGRGVRLKGYGNCLKRSSKLDYPVEVPRYINKIETLTIFGVKADYMAQFKEYLEKEDMDLNDSIREFKLPVVSRFHDAKDKLKVIKVKDGINFKKQSKRLILTTPSDGFMDNLVKNKVKVDYNAAIQSLTSTRSEDVKYQKDEAVLEPHHIAFLDMDKLYAELLQYKNQKVYYNISIEKSLLPEILKLKGWYTLFVPRALMEIDSFDKIGRINDICVMLLKNYLDRFFKYHKAQWEAPHLVYGDLKSSDKNFIDAYNITLFNKEKFEEFAELIEGIREALEKNRRLGKYEDKHLNFRYFDFYNHLYTPLISIDKGIRIEVSPVSLNSDEKLFIDRLKKYCDDNPSAFIEKRLYLLRNKSKVGIGFFEAGNFYPDFIMWIAEDDKQYITFIDPKGIMMLEKNINNPKIQFYKTIKEKEAQLQPTCTEKQIILNSFIMSGT, encoded by the coding sequence ATGGGGGCTAAAAAGACCAAGAAAGCAAATAAAGCCATCAATCTCAATGATTGCCTGGTGCTCAATAAGTACTTCCTTTCCCTCTTTGGCAAAAGAGATTTCAGGGAACTGGCGGAAGATATGCGGTCTGCCGATTTGGAAGGGTATAACGAAGAGAACACCTCCTATTTCCATGAATTTATAGTACGCAAGTATGTTAAGCTGGGCTTTTTAAATAAGGACAAGCTGAAGGAGTATGATGAAAACATCTTCCGTTATGTCCAGCATATCGGCGAGGGTCGGGGCGGGCTTACCCTAAAATATTTCCAGTATCTTGCTCTCCTTTTTACCGAGATGTATCTTGACAGGTACTTCCTGGACAGGGAGAACTTTGTTGCCGACTTAAATAATTTCCTGCATGAATTCAATGCTGAAAGCGATGGTGAAACAATTTCGGATTATACACCGGACAGCTTGAACAAGCTGGCCTTTATGTGCGCTACAGGTAGCGGCAAGACGTTAATTATGCATGCTAATATCCTGCAATTCCAACATTACTTTAAGAGGGCGCAGGAATATAACAAAAGTTTGACCCTTAATAAAATCATTCTTCTTACGCCCAATGAAGGTTTATCGCACCAGCACATTGAGGAAATGAAGCTTTCCGGCATCCGCTGCCGCCTCTTTGAAAAGGATACCCTGCAGGAAAAAGACGAGGTGCTGGTTATCGACATTAACAAGCTGGAAGAGCAGGGGAAGGTGAAGACTGTTTCTGTGGACAGTTTTGAGCAGAACAACCTTGTCCTGGTTGATGAAGGGCACAAAGGACTCTCCGGAAATGTGTGGTACGATTTTCGGAGCCGGTTGTCGGAGTACGGGTTTTCCTTTGAGTATTCGGCGACTTTTAAGCAGGCTATCAAGGAGGAAAAAACAAAATCGGAAGCTGAGGCTCTTGCTCATCAGTACGGCAAGGCCATTATATTTGACTATTCTTATAAGTACTTCTATAATGACGGCTATGGCAAGGAATACCGAATTTACAACCTGAAAGAGAGTCTTTCCAGAGAACAGCAGGAGCTGTATTTAACGGGTTGTTTACTCAGTTTCTATCAGCAGATGAAAATTTACCAGAGCGAGAGAGGGGCCTTTGTCCCCTTCAATATTGAAAAGCCGCTCTTAGTATTTGTGGGCAACAGCGTGAATAAAACCGTCAGCAAGGACGAATTAACCGACGTGCAGGAAGTTCTGGCCTTTATTAACGGCTTTACGGCAAACAAAGAAAAGGCCGTAAGCCGGATCAAAATGCTGCTGGATGACAATACCGGGCTCCTTGATGAAAGAGGACAGGAGCTGTTTTATGGCGATTTTTCCTATCTGCAAAATCTGTTTCAGCGAGATGCCGGCTCTGTTTATGACGATGTGTTAAAAATCGTTTTTGAGACAACTTCCACAGGCAGGTTGCACTTGGTAAATTTAAAACAGCTGGGCGGAGAAATTGGTTTACGGATTGGCAGTGACAATGAATTTTTCGGGGTTATCAATGTTGGCGCCGGCGGCGACAGCGAGCTGATTAAGAATATTGAAAAAGGGAAGACCGGGATTGTTACCGATGAAAACCAGTTTGAGAACGAATCCCTGTTTAAAAGAATAAATGATAAAAATTCCAGGATTAATATACTTATAGGCTCTAAAAAGTTTACAGAAGGGTGGAACAGCTGGCGGGTTTCCACCATGGGGCTGATTAACTTTGCCAAGGGCGAAGGCTCTCAGGCCATCCAGCTTTTTGGCAGGGGGGTAAGACTTAAAGGTTACGGAAACTGTCTCAAGCGCAGTTCCAAACTGGACTACCCTGTTGAAGTGCCGAGGTATATTAACAAAATAGAAACCTTAACTATATTTGGGGTAAAAGCCGATTATATGGCACAATTCAAAGAATATCTTGAAAAGGAAGATATGGATCTGAATGACTCCATCAGAGAATTCAAGCTCCCTGTAGTAAGCCGTTTTCATGATGCGAAGGATAAACTGAAGGTGATTAAGGTCAAGGACGGCATCAATTTCAAAAAGCAGTCGAAACGGCTGATCCTTACCACTCCTTCAGACGGCTTTATGGACAACCTGGTCAAAAATAAAGTCAAGGTTGATTATAATGCTGCCATCCAAAGTCTTACTTCTACCAGGAGTGAAGATGTAAAATATCAAAAGGACGAGGCTGTATTGGAGCCACATCATATCGCGTTCTTAGATATGGATAAGCTTTATGCCGAACTGCTGCAATACAAAAACCAAAAGGTTTATTACAATATCAGCATCGAAAAGTCATTATTGCCGGAAATACTTAAGCTGAAGGGCTGGTACACTTTGTTTGTCCCCAGGGCGCTGATGGAAATCGACAGTTTTGATAAAATCGGCAGAATCAATGATATATGTGTTATGCTTCTAAAAAACTATCTGGACAGATTTTTTAAATATCATAAGGCCCAATGGGAAGCGCCGCACCTGGTTTACGGGGACTTAAAATCCAGTGATAAGAATTTTATCGATGCGTATAATATTACTCTTTTTAACAAAGAGAAATTCGAAGAATTTGCAGAGCTGATTGAGGGAATCAGAGAGGCTTTGGAAAAAAACAGGCGTTTGGGCAAGTACGAGGATAAGCATTTGAATTTCCGCTACTTTGACTTTTACAACCACCTTTACACTCCCCTTATCTCTATAGATAAAGGAATCCGTATTGAGGTTTCGCCTGTAAGCCTAAACAGCGACGAAAAGCTGTTTATTGACAGGCTGAAGAAATATTGCGATGATAATCCATCTGCTTTTATAGAAAAGAGGTTGTATTTGCTCCGCAATAAGAGCAAAGTTGGTATTGGCTTTTTTGAAGCAGGTAATTTTTACCCGGACTTTATTATGTGGATTGCCGAAGATGACAAGCAGTATATAACCTTTATTGATCCCAAGGGCATAATGATGCTGGAAAAGAATATCAATAACCCCAAAATACAATTTTACAAGACTATAAAGGAAAAGGAAGCCCAGTTACAGCCGACCTGCACCGAAAAGCAGATTATTTTGAATTCCTTCATCATGTCCGGCACAC